A section of the Halostella salina genome encodes:
- a CDS encoding bacterio-opsin activator domain-containing protein — MTGGASGTDRVQRALERLADGETAVDLPDDAEGERGELFAAVDAVAARLREADRARRIAADRAAALFERGSDPVARVAVDDGPRVAAGNEAFAEVFGEAAGAPLGDCLAERADDVAERVVGGEPVERDLQVATAAGVAEARFEFVPAGDDEGYAVFADLVDPGERAGSERRRTLYEVTSDPSLSSTEKIDRLLTLGCEWFDVDNAYLSRIDADTGQYRVERAVGDEFVDVGSEISLSKTFCRRAIDSADILGIYDAVAEGFSDDRGYAESGIACYIGGRVTVDDELYGTFCFFDDDPKGTPFTAVERTLVDLMARWVSYELERRERERELGLQDRAMAAAPVGITIADATDPDHPVVYANERFETITGYDAAEIREESQDRLYGPDPDPAAAELLDARGTPASTDATVRHYRRDGEAFWAHVRQAPVLDEDGAVTHVVTFREDVTERVRDERRLEALVENTDNPIYIKDRDGVYQWANEATARVFGLDREAVVGATDADLFDAASAETIREVDRRVVETGEHVTRETETTIDGERRVWLNNKYPYRNEAGEVVGIMGISQDITERHRRERALATLHDATRELLTVETESGAADLVVSATGDVLGDAALAFHRFDPAGNELVPTAATDGFADGDPPALVVGGDAAPWSCFLDGDPREFDDPAAVAAGWTPPNDADGGLLVPVGEHGLFVVATPDAPLAESRRRLVETAAASAEAAFDRLDSEADLREREAQLAERNERLERQAQVTDIMRTINQSLVAAESQDAVETAVCEGLAGAAGLRFAWIGGWDADDGRLVPRTWAGDGGGYLDAVSLRADRQEPAVVTAREAEPTAVETVADRVTAEEWREHAAGSGFAAALAVPLAVDDHGHGVLAVYADDPGAFGELEVDVFRELGETIADALEAVAVREALHADTYVELELSVTADESVLARLQAATGGRVAYEGSSGRAGDASELFVSVADAEPDAVADALDDLVAVTDHRHVASSEAGHAFEVTVADDSLPAALARAGGSPRSAVAAGGPLSVVVDVPAGTDVREYVDRLRERYDAVELRGRRNVERGVHTREAVIRDLFDALTERQLEVLRTAFLAGFFEWPRETTGEGVAELLDVSQPTVNRHLRVAQQRLLAELFAVEPPAAVRD, encoded by the coding sequence ATGACCGGGGGTGCATCCGGGACCGACCGTGTCCAGCGGGCGCTCGAACGGCTCGCCGACGGGGAGACGGCCGTCGACCTTCCGGACGACGCCGAGGGGGAACGGGGGGAGCTGTTCGCGGCCGTCGACGCGGTCGCGGCCCGACTCCGCGAGGCGGACCGCGCCCGCCGCATCGCAGCGGACCGGGCAGCTGCGCTGTTCGAACGCGGCTCCGACCCCGTAGCGCGCGTGGCCGTCGACGATGGTCCGCGAGTCGCCGCGGGCAACGAGGCGTTCGCCGAGGTGTTCGGCGAGGCGGCCGGCGCGCCGCTCGGCGACTGTCTGGCCGAGCGCGCGGACGACGTCGCGGAGCGCGTCGTCGGGGGTGAGCCGGTCGAACGCGACCTTCAGGTGGCGACTGCGGCCGGCGTCGCCGAGGCCCGGTTCGAGTTCGTGCCGGCCGGCGACGACGAGGGGTACGCCGTCTTCGCTGACCTCGTCGACCCCGGCGAGCGCGCGGGAAGCGAGCGCCGCCGAACGCTGTACGAGGTGACCTCCGACCCGTCGCTGTCGAGCACGGAGAAGATAGACCGCTTGCTGACGCTCGGCTGTGAGTGGTTCGACGTGGACAACGCCTACCTCAGCCGGATCGACGCGGACACCGGGCAGTACCGGGTCGAGCGCGCGGTCGGCGACGAGTTCGTCGACGTGGGCTCCGAGATCAGCCTCTCGAAGACGTTCTGCCGGCGTGCGATCGACTCGGCGGACATCCTCGGTATCTACGACGCCGTCGCGGAGGGGTTCTCGGACGACCGGGGCTACGCCGAGAGCGGCATCGCGTGTTACATCGGCGGCCGCGTGACCGTCGACGACGAGCTGTACGGGACGTTCTGCTTCTTCGACGACGACCCCAAGGGGACGCCGTTCACGGCCGTGGAGCGGACGCTCGTCGACCTGATGGCCCGCTGGGTGAGCTACGAACTGGAGCGCCGGGAGCGCGAGCGCGAACTCGGGCTCCAGGACCGCGCGATGGCGGCGGCACCGGTCGGTATCACCATCGCGGACGCGACCGACCCCGACCACCCCGTCGTGTACGCGAACGAGCGGTTCGAGACCATCACCGGCTACGACGCCGCGGAGATCCGTGAGGAGAGTCAGGACCGGCTCTACGGCCCGGACCCGGACCCCGCCGCGGCGGAACTGCTCGACGCCCGCGGCACGCCGGCGTCGACCGACGCGACGGTGCGACATTACCGGCGGGACGGCGAGGCGTTCTGGGCACACGTCCGGCAGGCGCCGGTTCTGGACGAGGACGGCGCGGTCACGCACGTCGTCACGTTCCGCGAGGACGTGACCGAGCGCGTGCGCGACGAGCGCCGGCTGGAGGCGCTCGTCGAGAACACGGACAACCCCATCTACATCAAGGACCGGGACGGCGTCTACCAGTGGGCCAACGAGGCGACCGCGCGCGTGTTCGGCCTCGACCGGGAGGCGGTGGTCGGGGCGACGGACGCGGACCTGTTCGACGCGGCGAGCGCCGAGACCATCCGCGAGGTCGACCGGCGCGTCGTCGAGACCGGCGAGCACGTCACGCGGGAGACGGAGACGACTATCGACGGCGAGCGCCGGGTCTGGCTGAACAACAAGTACCCCTACCGGAACGAGGCCGGCGAGGTGGTCGGGATTATGGGGATCAGCCAGGACATCACCGAGCGCCACCGGCGGGAGCGCGCGCTCGCGACCCTCCACGACGCCACCCGGGAACTGCTCACCGTCGAGACGGAGTCCGGGGCCGCCGACCTCGTCGTCTCGGCGACCGGCGACGTGCTCGGGGACGCCGCCCTGGCGTTCCACCGGTTCGACCCGGCCGGGAACGAACTCGTCCCGACCGCGGCGACCGACGGCTTCGCGGACGGCGACCCACCGGCGCTCGTCGTCGGGGGCGACGCCGCGCCGTGGTCGTGTTTCCTCGACGGGGACCCCCGAGAGTTCGACGACCCGGCTGCGGTCGCGGCGGGGTGGACGCCGCCGAACGACGCCGACGGGGGGCTGCTCGTGCCGGTCGGGGAGCACGGCCTGTTCGTCGTGGCGACGCCGGACGCCCCGCTCGCCGAATCCCGGCGGCGACTGGTCGAAACCGCGGCGGCCAGCGCGGAGGCCGCCTTCGACCGGCTGGACAGCGAGGCCGACCTCCGCGAGCGCGAGGCGCAACTGGCCGAGCGCAACGAGCGCCTCGAACGGCAGGCGCAGGTGACCGACATCATGCGCACCATCAACCAGTCGCTGGTCGCCGCGGAGAGCCAGGACGCCGTCGAGACCGCCGTCTGCGAGGGGCTGGCGGGGGCGGCCGGCCTTCGCTTTGCCTGGATCGGCGGCTGGGACGCCGACGACGGTCGGCTCGTCCCCCGGACGTGGGCGGGCGACGGCGGGGGCTATCTCGACGCCGTGTCGCTACGCGCCGACCGGCAGGAGCCGGCCGTCGTCACCGCCCGCGAGGCGGAACCGACGGCGGTGGAGACGGTCGCGGACCGCGTCACCGCCGAGGAGTGGCGCGAGCACGCCGCCGGGAGCGGCTTCGCCGCGGCGCTCGCGGTGCCGCTCGCCGTCGACGACCACGGGCACGGCGTCCTCGCGGTGTACGCCGACGACCCCGGCGCGTTCGGGGAGCTCGAGGTGGACGTGTTCCGGGAACTCGGCGAGACCATCGCCGACGCCCTCGAAGCCGTCGCCGTCCGGGAGGCGCTCCACGCCGACACGTACGTCGAACTGGAGCTGTCGGTGACGGCGGACGAGTCGGTCCTCGCGCGACTGCAGGCGGCGACCGGTGGCCGGGTCGCGTACGAGGGGTCGTCCGGCCGCGCCGGCGACGCCTCGGAGCTGTTCGTCTCGGTGGCCGACGCCGAGCCGGACGCCGTCGCGGACGCGCTCGACGACCTCGTGGCGGTCACCGACCACCGACACGTGGCGAGTTCGGAGGCGGGCCACGCGTTCGAGGTGACGGTCGCGGACGACAGCCTCCCGGCGGCGCTCGCCCGGGCCGGCGGTAGCCCGCGGTCGGCCGTCGCCGCCGGCGGCCCGCTCTCGGTCGTCGTCGACGTGCCGGCGGGCACGGACGTCCGGGAGTACGTCGACCGGCTCCGGGAACGGTACGACGCCGTCGAGCTTCGCGGCCGGCGCAACGTCGAACGCGGCGTACACACCCGCGAGGCGGTGATCCGGGACCTGTTCGACGCGCTCACCGAGCGCCAGCTCGAAGTGCTGCGGACGGCGTTTCTCGCCGGCTTCTTCGAGTGGCCCCGCGAGACCACCGGCGAGGGCGTCGCCGAACTGCTGGACGTGTCACAGCCGACCGTGAACCGCCACCTCCGGGTCGCCCAGCAGCGGCTGCTCGCCGAGCTGTTCGCCGTCGAACCGCCGGCGGCCGTCCGGGACTGA
- the hjc gene encoding Holliday junction resolvase Hjc: protein MSNAKGDRRERELVNELDDAGFAVMRAPASGSATERELPDVLAGDGETFYAVEAKSSAGDPIYLDGEEVEALVYFSRNFGAKPRVGVRFDREDWYFFHPGDLHRTDGGNYRVKKETALSDGTDFAEFTGQSEKVTLDEVGDGGGGDGPDERVVNVLEAVERGDVSVEEAAAMLDE from the coding sequence ATGTCTAACGCGAAGGGCGACCGCCGCGAGCGCGAACTGGTGAACGAACTCGACGACGCCGGCTTCGCGGTGATGCGCGCGCCGGCCAGCGGGAGCGCCACCGAGCGCGAACTACCGGACGTGCTGGCGGGCGACGGCGAGACGTTCTACGCGGTCGAGGCGAAATCGAGCGCCGGCGACCCCATCTACCTCGACGGCGAGGAGGTCGAGGCGCTCGTCTACTTCTCGCGGAACTTCGGCGCGAAACCCCGTGTCGGCGTCCGGTTCGACCGCGAGGACTGGTACTTCTTTCACCCCGGCGACCTCCACCGGACCGACGGCGGCAACTACCGCGTCAAGAAGGAGACGGCGCTGTCCGACGGCACCGACTTCGCGGAGTTCACCGGCCAGTCGGAGAAGGTGACGCTCGACGAGGTGGGCGACGGCGGCGGGGGCGACGGCCCGGACGAGCGCGTCGTGAACGTGCTCGAAGCCGTCGAGCGCGGCGACGTGTCGGTCGAGGAGGCGGCGGCGATGCTCGACGAGTAG
- a CDS encoding acyl-CoA dehydrogenase family protein, whose translation METPIDYATLDGGRDVSYWDVDRTLQSTVRRVYDDDALDWAAPRLAEFGDLVGTTVVENSAVVEEHGPELRTYDAYGDPANDVRYHPAQHENERLVYESGIVADCFRAPPGRDEPLPFTHNLAMQYLLSYADPGFDCPVAMTTGVALVLEKFADRDGPAWPYYEALVSRDYDDLIEGAMFLTERQGGSDVGATETTARYDADAGRWRLDGEKWFCSNIDAEGTLALGRPEGAPDGTEGLSLFLVPHTTPEGGPATKGADDPATGELNDQTYRRLKDKLGTISVPTGEVELHGAGAHLVGDRERGFKQMAEMLNLERLSNAAAACGLMGRALLESKVHAADREAFGKRLDEHPLMAADLVDMAVDHEAATAFTFEAARLFSERERAARRARGDLPGEPTTDPDSGEAYRLMRLLVPIAKARTGRMAVDTASYAMEIQGGNGYVSDFPTHRLLRDAQVLPIWEGTENVLSLDVLRALDREAAHEPLLSTVTERLDAADGGVLSADVETVRAETNALASALATLATEGEAYAELSAKRVLHYVFDVFTAALLLEQAREDIEGGDDARRALVARRFVDRHLRDRDGRGVPGGDRLPVEAFDGVVRYATVDPDEAAAMLE comes from the coding sequence ATGGAGACGCCGATAGATTACGCTACCCTCGACGGCGGCCGGGACGTCAGCTACTGGGACGTGGACCGGACGCTCCAGTCGACCGTACGACGGGTCTACGACGACGACGCGCTCGACTGGGCGGCACCGCGGCTGGCCGAGTTCGGCGACCTCGTCGGCACGACCGTCGTCGAGAACTCGGCGGTCGTCGAGGAACACGGCCCGGAACTGCGGACCTACGACGCGTACGGCGACCCCGCGAACGACGTGCGCTACCACCCGGCACAGCACGAGAACGAGCGTCTGGTCTACGAGTCCGGGATCGTCGCCGACTGCTTTCGCGCGCCGCCGGGGCGGGACGAGCCGCTGCCGTTCACGCACAACCTCGCGATGCAGTATCTGCTGTCGTACGCCGACCCCGGCTTCGACTGCCCGGTGGCGATGACGACCGGCGTCGCGCTGGTGCTGGAGAAGTTCGCGGACCGCGACGGGCCCGCGTGGCCGTACTACGAGGCGCTGGTTAGCCGGGACTACGACGACCTGATCGAGGGCGCGATGTTCCTCACCGAGCGTCAGGGCGGCAGCGACGTGGGCGCGACCGAGACGACCGCGCGGTACGACGCAGACGCCGGCCGCTGGCGGCTGGACGGCGAGAAGTGGTTCTGCTCGAACATCGACGCCGAGGGCACGCTCGCGCTCGGCCGCCCCGAGGGCGCACCGGACGGCACCGAGGGCCTCTCCCTGTTTCTCGTTCCCCACACGACACCCGAGGGCGGCCCGGCGACGAAGGGGGCGGACGACCCCGCCACCGGCGAGCTGAACGACCAGACGTACCGGCGGCTGAAGGACAAACTCGGGACCATCTCGGTGCCGACCGGCGAGGTCGAACTGCACGGCGCGGGCGCGCATCTCGTCGGCGACCGCGAGCGCGGCTTCAAGCAGATGGCCGAGATGCTGAACCTCGAACGCCTGTCGAACGCGGCCGCCGCCTGCGGGCTGATGGGGCGGGCGCTGCTGGAGAGCAAGGTCCACGCCGCCGACCGCGAGGCCTTCGGCAAGCGCCTCGACGAGCACCCCCTGATGGCCGCGGACCTGGTCGACATGGCCGTCGACCACGAGGCCGCGACCGCCTTCACGTTCGAGGCGGCCCGGCTGTTCTCGGAGCGCGAGCGCGCGGCCCGGCGCGCCCGCGGCGACCTGCCGGGCGAGCCGACGACGGACCCCGATAGCGGCGAGGCGTACCGGCTGATGCGCCTGCTCGTCCCCATCGCGAAGGCCCGGACGGGCCGCATGGCCGTCGACACGGCCTCCTACGCGATGGAGATACAGGGTGGGAACGGCTACGTCAGCGACTTCCCGACCCACCGCCTGCTCCGGGACGCGCAGGTGCTGCCGATCTGGGAGGGGACCGAGAACGTGCTCTCGCTGGACGTGCTCCGGGCGCTGGACCGCGAGGCGGCCCACGAGCCGCTGCTGTCGACCGTCACCGAGCGCCTCGACGCCGCGGACGGCGGGGTCCTGTCGGCGGACGTGGAGACGGTCCGGGCCGAGACGAACGCCCTGGCGAGCGCGCTGGCGACGCTGGCGACGGAGGGCGAGGCGTACGCCGAACTGTCCGCCAAGCGCGTCCTGCACTACGTCTTCGACGTGTTCACCGCCGCGCTGCTGCTGGAGCAGGCCCGCGAGGACATCGAAGGTGGGGACGACGCCCGGAGGGCGCTCGTCGCCCGGCGGTTCGTCGACCGCCACCTGCGGGACCGGGACGGCCGGGGCGTCCCCGGCGGCGACCGCCTCCCCGTCGAGGCGTTCGACGGCGTCGTGCGGTACGCGACGGTCGACCCCGACGAAGCCGCGGCAATGCTGGAGTGA
- a CDS encoding SWIM zinc finger family protein yields the protein MTQSELTAASSKTTLPVPRGTELDERSRRARTEPMSVTAYGTDLYEVESASGETYHVNLPAGRCTCPDHAFRGARCKHVRRVAIEVNEGRVPPPGTVAAACATCGATTFVPTDAPGPHFCADHRIRVGDRVRDRETGDRLQVVAVSDRRADEVAIDRSVHTVADYPTNRDYPADDPVVGVVYPQSVRIGADGPTRETLRVYSFPRTRLERMAGDGHGGGTRVGRINRAQPATR from the coding sequence ATGACGCAATCAGAACTCACAGCCGCGTCATCGAAGACGACGCTTCCGGTCCCGCGCGGGACCGAACTCGACGAGCGGTCGCGCCGCGCGCGCACCGAACCGATGTCCGTGACTGCCTACGGCACCGACCTCTACGAGGTCGAGAGCGCCAGCGGCGAGACGTACCACGTGAACCTGCCCGCCGGGCGCTGTACCTGCCCGGACCACGCGTTCCGCGGCGCACGGTGCAAGCACGTCCGCCGCGTCGCCATCGAGGTCAACGAGGGGCGGGTGCCGCCGCCCGGGACCGTCGCCGCGGCCTGTGCGACCTGCGGCGCGACGACGTTCGTGCCGACGGACGCCCCCGGCCCGCACTTCTGTGCCGACCACCGGATCCGCGTCGGCGACCGCGTGCGCGACCGCGAGACCGGCGACCGCCTGCAGGTCGTCGCCGTCTCCGACCGGCGCGCCGACGAGGTCGCGATCGACCGCTCCGTCCACACCGTCGCCGACTACCCGACCAACCGCGACTACCCGGCGGACGACCCCGTCGTCGGCGTCGTCTACCCGCAGTCGGTCCGGATCGGCGCGGACGGCCCGACGCGGGAGACGCTCCGCGTGTACTCGTTCCCGCGCACCCGGCTGGAGCGGATGGCGGGGGACGGCCACGGTGGCGGGACGCGCGTCGGCCGGATCAACCGCGCGCAACCCGCGACCCGTTGA
- a CDS encoding DUF7471 family protein, whose protein sequence is MNALHASPAAGDTVLVVVVGLAAVASAVVLGLALAALLRRRSRSYLLVALALATLVARTGIVALTMAGVVADPTHHLIEHVLDVVMAGLVIAAVYAAREPTPEVAEGDL, encoded by the coding sequence ATGAACGCGCTCCACGCATCCCCCGCGGCCGGCGACACGGTGCTGGTCGTCGTCGTCGGTCTCGCCGCCGTCGCCTCCGCCGTGGTTCTGGGACTCGCGCTCGCGGCGCTGCTCCGGCGGCGGTCGCGGTCGTACCTGCTGGTCGCGCTGGCGCTCGCCACGCTCGTCGCCCGAACCGGCATCGTCGCGCTGACGATGGCTGGCGTCGTCGCCGACCCGACCCACCACCTGATCGAACACGTCCTCGACGTGGTCATGGCGGGACTGGTCATCGCCGCCGTGTACGCAGCGCGGGAGCCGACCCCCGAGGTCGCGGAGGGTGACCTATGA
- a CDS encoding winged helix-turn-helix transcriptional regulator produces MSDVRSRIADRIADDPGIHFNELVRSLDLAPGQVQHHVKRLLDTDRIVRAHLYGRTHYYPPAVDEWERRALALCRRETARDTLAALVVDGPQRPADVAEDLGIARSTLEYHLDRLVEAGLVRKERDERGRVTLVLDDPERTVHLLETVEPSVSDRLVDRFTRLVDNLLAE; encoded by the coding sequence ATGAGCGACGTCCGGAGCCGGATCGCGGACCGGATCGCCGACGACCCGGGCATCCACTTCAACGAACTCGTCCGGTCGCTCGACCTCGCCCCGGGGCAGGTCCAGCACCACGTGAAGCGCCTGCTCGATACGGACCGCATCGTCCGGGCGCATCTGTACGGCCGGACCCACTACTACCCGCCGGCGGTCGACGAGTGGGAGCGACGGGCGCTGGCGCTGTGTCGACGCGAGACCGCGCGGGACACCCTCGCGGCGCTCGTCGTGGACGGCCCGCAGCGCCCGGCCGACGTGGCGGAGGACCTCGGGATCGCCCGGAGTACGCTGGAGTACCACCTCGACCGCCTCGTCGAGGCGGGGCTCGTTCGGAAGGAGCGCGACGAGCGCGGCCGGGTGACGCTGGTGCTCGACGACCCCGAGCGGACCGTCCACCTGCTGGAGACCGTCGAGCCGTCGGTGTCGGACCGCCTCGTCGACCGCTTTACCCGGCTCGTCGACAACCTGCTCGCCGAGTAG
- a CDS encoding iron transporter produces MQRRDVLRAGGALSLAGVAGCLGSILETESTGMPPVLDDRPDAVYLPTHVEGMNMVGSAANGDYKFALTYSYAHRFWTVAGTEASRHAIDDEDDVHLMATVWDPETRTVLPDTGLSIEIRDADGNLVTEEVIYPMLSQRMGFHYGANFGLDGDGTYEVEVSVGGMDTRRTRGFEGRFADPTSVTIAWDYSQEDRESIGYRELDNAGDRNAVAPMGMSFPNAVAPDSLPGDSLGSAASGDVQFAATALDAAPFGGDGTYLALSAHTPYNRMLLPEMAVSGTLTRDGETVYEGAFERTLDPELDYHYGAVVDGIESGDELEVRVDTPSQTARHEGYETAFLDTPPATLTVE; encoded by the coding sequence ATGCAACGACGCGACGTGTTACGCGCCGGGGGCGCGCTCTCCCTTGCGGGCGTGGCCGGTTGCCTCGGCAGTATCCTCGAAACCGAGTCGACCGGGATGCCGCCCGTGCTCGACGACCGGCCCGACGCCGTCTACCTCCCGACGCACGTGGAGGGGATGAACATGGTCGGGAGCGCCGCGAACGGCGACTACAAGTTCGCGCTCACCTACAGCTACGCCCACCGCTTCTGGACGGTCGCCGGGACGGAGGCGTCGCGCCACGCCATCGATGACGAGGACGACGTGCACCTGATGGCGACCGTGTGGGACCCGGAGACCCGGACCGTCCTCCCCGACACCGGCCTCTCGATCGAGATCCGTGACGCCGACGGGAACCTCGTCACCGAGGAGGTCATCTACCCGATGCTCTCCCAGCGCATGGGCTTTCACTACGGCGCGAACTTCGGCCTCGACGGCGACGGCACATACGAGGTGGAGGTGAGCGTCGGCGGCATGGACACGCGCCGGACGCGCGGGTTCGAGGGGCGCTTTGCCGACCCCACGAGCGTGACGATAGCGTGGGACTACAGCCAGGAGGACCGCGAGTCGATCGGCTACCGCGAACTCGACAACGCCGGCGACCGGAACGCGGTCGCGCCGATGGGGATGTCGTTCCCGAACGCCGTCGCGCCCGACTCGCTTCCCGGCGACTCCCTCGGCAGCGCCGCGAGCGGCGACGTGCAGTTCGCCGCGACGGCGCTCGACGCCGCGCCCTTCGGCGGCGACGGCACCTACCTCGCGCTGTCGGCGCACACGCCGTACAACCGGATGCTGCTCCCGGAGATGGCGGTGTCGGGGACGCTCACTCGCGACGGCGAGACGGTGTACGAGGGCGCGTTCGAGCGGACGCTCGACCCCGAACTCGACTACCACTACGGCGCGGTCGTCGACGGTATCGAGTCCGGCGACGAACTCGAGGTCCGGGTCGACACGCCGTCCCAGACCGCCCGCCACGAGGGGTACGAGACCGCGTTCCTCGACACGCCGCCGGCGACGCTCACGGTCGAGTGA
- a CDS encoding DUF7472 family protein, with amino-acid sequence MDRQTLTEIAVSVGAVGTMIGAMMFVGSSYTTNNELTTEGGQVLVGVIFLFILLMFAVGFALSKADFESDAEQASHDGANGS; translated from the coding sequence ATGGACCGACAGACGCTGACCGAGATCGCCGTCTCCGTGGGGGCGGTCGGAACGATGATCGGCGCGATGATGTTCGTCGGGTCGAGTTACACGACGAACAACGAGCTAACGACCGAGGGCGGACAGGTGCTCGTCGGCGTCATCTTCCTGTTCATCCTGCTGATGTTCGCCGTCGGCTTCGCCCTCTCGAAGGCCGACTTCGAGTCCGACGCCGAACAGGCCAGCCACGACGGCGCGAACGGCAGTTAA
- a CDS encoding DNA primase large subunit PriL (p41; involved in priming for DNA replication; forms a heterodimer of small and large subunit (Pfup41 and Pfup46); primase from Pyrococcus furiosus uses deoxyribonucleotides as a substrate and can synthesize long DNA strands in vitro which means it may be involved in both de novo primer synthesis and elongation; enzyme from Sulfolobus solfataricus has higher affinity for ribonucleotides and also possesses 3'-terminal nucleotidyl transferase activity; priming is stimulated by thymine-rich synthetic bubbles) has translation MQRFHARYPFLDAAREAVDEAAVDLADLVARDDPAAVERAVGRVEAALSGDTTGDPARQPRVELLSYPVARVLVSLVDDPVLTRKYARAEAVTAHRRFTADFDADELRSASGERMSRERLLREFDLDATTDGDGFRVPVGDYLTLAGDLPGDRWRLASRSLADGGVPVDEEELHLLLRQAVERRVSAGLPLAVPETIAAELGDAVEAVEDLLADLELSGDIDAVVPDLFPPCLQQLVERERDGELPEPDRFALTSFLTAIGMDDAEVDAFCADGDDYRADRIATADGGTEYPPPSCETMEAYGLCVNKDEVCETVPHPLKYYEKRLDAAEATVDWRE, from the coding sequence ATGCAACGGTTCCACGCCCGGTACCCGTTCCTCGACGCCGCCCGGGAGGCGGTCGACGAGGCGGCCGTCGACCTGGCCGACCTCGTGGCGCGGGACGACCCCGCTGCAGTCGAGCGCGCCGTCGGCCGCGTCGAGGCGGCGCTGTCGGGGGACACCACCGGCGACCCGGCCCGCCAGCCCCGGGTCGAACTGCTCTCCTACCCGGTCGCGCGCGTCCTCGTCTCGCTCGTCGACGACCCCGTGTTGACCCGGAAGTACGCCCGCGCCGAGGCGGTCACCGCCCACCGGCGGTTCACCGCGGACTTCGACGCCGACGAACTGCGCAGCGCCAGCGGCGAGCGGATGAGCCGCGAGCGCCTGCTCCGGGAGTTCGACCTCGACGCGACGACCGACGGCGACGGGTTCCGCGTGCCCGTCGGCGACTACCTGACGCTCGCCGGCGACCTGCCGGGCGACCGCTGGCGGCTGGCGAGCCGGTCGCTCGCGGACGGCGGCGTCCCGGTCGACGAGGAGGAGCTCCACCTGCTGCTCCGGCAGGCCGTCGAGCGTCGCGTGAGCGCCGGTCTGCCGCTCGCCGTCCCCGAGACCATCGCTGCCGAACTGGGGGACGCGGTCGAGGCCGTCGAGGACCTCCTCGCGGACCTCGAACTGTCCGGCGACATCGACGCGGTCGTGCCCGACCTGTTCCCGCCCTGTCTCCAGCAACTGGTCGAGCGCGAGCGCGACGGCGAGCTACCGGAACCCGACCGGTTCGCCCTCACGTCGTTCCTGACGGCGATCGGGATGGACGACGCGGAGGTCGACGCGTTCTGTGCCGACGGCGACGACTACCGCGCCGACAGGATCGCGACGGCCGACGGGGGGACGGAGTACCCGCCGCCGTCCTGTGAGACGATGGAAGCGTACGGGCTCTGCGTGAACAAGGACGAGGTCTGCGAGACCGTCCCCCACCCCCTGAAGTACTACGAGAAGCGACTGGACGCGGCCGAGGCGACGGTCGACTGGCGCGAGTAG